From one Lolium rigidum isolate FL_2022 chromosome 4, APGP_CSIRO_Lrig_0.1, whole genome shotgun sequence genomic stretch:
- the LOC124650287 gene encoding beta-glucosidase BoGH3B-like, with amino-acid sequence MAAAQRDDPAPLYKDASAPVEARVRDLLARMTLREKAAQMAQIERTVVSPRALTELAAGSVLNAGGSAPRERASPADWARMVDDMQRLALASRLAVPILYGTDAVHGHNNVFGATVFPHNVGLGASRDAELVRKIGEATALEVRATGIHWAFAPCLAVCRDPRWGRCYESYSEDPEIVRSLTGIVTGLQGQPPADHPHGYPFLASVRENVLACAKHFVADGGTDKGLNEGNTICSPEDLERIHMKPYPDCITQGVATVMASYSKWNGEPLHGSRYLLTDVLKGKLGFKGFVVSDWEGIDRLCEPRGFDYRYCIAQSVNAGMDMIMIPHRFEKFLEDLVFLVESGEIPMSRIDDAVERILRVKFISGVFEHPFSDPSLLDSVGCKEHRLLAREAVRKSLVLLKNGKNQKETFLPLAKNAKRILVAGTHADNIGYQCGGWTIAWHGDSGKITIGTSILEAIQETVGVETEVVHEQSPTEAILESGGFSYAVVVVGEVPYAEWLGDRTDLSIPFNGSDLINRVASKVPTLVIVISGRPLVIEPQVLEKIDALVAAWLPGSEGMGITDCLFGDHDFVGTLPVTWYRSSDQLPINVGDVKYDPLFPFGYGLKMLRSDEVSP; translated from the exons CAGCGCAACGCGATGACCCCGCGCCGCTGTACAAGGACGCGTCGGCGCCGGTGGAGGCGCGCGTGCGCGACCTGCTGGCCCGGATGACGCTGCGGGAGAAGGCGGCGCAGATGGCCCAGATCGAGCGCACCGTCGTGTCGCCCCGCGCCCTCACGGAGCTCGCGGCCGGCAGCGTGCTCAACGCCGGCGGCAGCGCGCCCCGCGAGCGCGCCTCCCCGGCCGACTGGGCGCGCATGGTCGACGACATGCAGCGGCTCGCCCTCGCCTCCCGCCTCGCCGTCCCCATCCTCTACGGCACCGACGCCGTCCACGGCCACAACAACGTCTTCGGCGCCACCGTCTTCCCCCACAACGTCGGCCTCGGAGCCTCCAG AGACGCAGAGCTTGTGCGCAAGATCGGCGAGGCGACGGCGCTCGAGGTCCGCGCCACCGGCATACACTGGGCCTTCGCGCCCTGCCTCGCC GTTTGCAGGGATCCGAGGTGGGGGAGATGCTACGAGAGCTACAGCGAGGACCCAGAGATCGTGCGCTCCTTGACCGGCATTGTCACCGGCTTGCAGGGCCAGCCACCGGCGGATCACCCTCATGGCTACCCGTTCCTGGCTTCGGTCAG GGAGAATGTGCTTGCTTGCGCCAAGCATTTCGTGGCGGATGGTGGCACTGACAAGGGGCTCAACGAGGGGAACACCATTTGCTCGCCAGAAGATTTGGAAAGGATCCACATGAAACCTTACCCTGATTGCATTACTCAGGGGGTGGCGACGGTCATGGCGTCCTACTCTAAGTGGAATGGGGAGCCATTGCATGGCAGCCGCTATTTGCTCACAGATGTTTTAAAGGGCAAGCTTGGCTTCAAG GGTTTTGTGGTGTCAGACTGGGAGGGTATTGACAGGCTCTGCGAGCCTCGAGGGTTTGATTATCGCTACTGCATTGCACAGTCAGTTAATGCTGGAATGGATATG ATTATGATACCTCACAGATTTGAGAAATTCTTGGAAGATCTTGTGTTCTTGGTGGAGTCGGGGGAGATACCAATGTCACGGATTGATGATGCTGTTGAGCGGATTCTAAGGGTTAAGTTCATATCTGGAGTGTTTGAGCATCCATTTTCAGATCCATCTCTACTAGACAGTGTGGGTTGTAAG GAGCATCGGCTGCTGGCTCGGGAGGCTGTCCGGAAGTCTTTGGTGCTTCTGAAAAATGGCAAGAATCAGAAGGAAACGTTCCTTCCATTGGCCAAAAATGCAAAAAGAATACTCGTTGCAGGGACGCATGCTGACAATATCGGGTATCAGTGTGGTGGGTGGACAATAGCATGGCATGGAGACAGTGGAAAGATAACTATTG GTACAAGCATATTGGAGGCCATACAAGAAACCGTCGGAGTGGAAACAGAAGTTGTGCATGAGCAAAGCCCAACAGAAGCTATCCTTGAATCTGGAGGCTTTTCTTATgcagttgttgttgttggggaggTTCCTTATGCTGAATGGTTGGGAGACAGAACTGACCTTAGTATTCCCTTCAATGGTTCTGACCTTATTAATCGTGTTGCTAGTAAAGTCCCTACCCTAGTGATTGTGATATCTGGAAGGCCCTTGGTCATTGAGCCACAAGTACTGGAAAAGATAGATGCTCTTGTTGCTGCCTGGCTACCTGGAAGTGAGGGCATGGGAATTACTGATTGCCTCTTTGGAGATCATGATTTTGTGGGCACATTGCCTGTAACGTGGTATAGGTCTTCTGATCAATTGCCTATAAATGTAGGAGATGTTAAATATGATCCCTTGTTCCCTTTTGGATATGGGTTGAAAATGTTAAGAAGCGATGAAGTTTCACCGTGA